The genomic stretch GATCATCCTGATTTAATATAGTACTGCCAACAATATTGACTTTTTTAATTGCGATCGCTTGAGCAATAAGCGATCGCACTGTTGACAAAGGTACTAGAGAATGATCATTACGATCAACTTTAGTACTTGTATTACTCAGCTTAGAGCGATGACTAACAGGTTCAGAAGCGGCTATTTCTATTGAATTAATGATCAAAGTAATACTAATACAGCTGAATATTAAAGAACGTGATAGTGTCAGACTAAGGAAGTTAGATAATTTCATGCTGTTAATATTAATTTTCTGTTAGCAAAGATTTACGCAAGAATAACTAATAATGTTAAAAATGAGCAAATTTCTTTGTCAACAATATACAACAGTTAACAAAAATTACAATATTGATTATGTGTTTAAATGCTATAAAAATCTTCTAAGCCCTTTACAATTATATATAGCAATCCTAAATGGTTTATGGAGACGTACCTCTTCTGGGTGTACTCCACAAAACCAAAATCTACAAATGATTTAGGACTGCTATATTTAAGTATATTGAGGCAGTAATTAGTTGGGCTTAATTATTTGTAGGTTTTGTTAGTGCAGTAACGCATCAATTGGTTAAAGGGGATGTGTAAGCGATCCCATCCTGCATTTAATTCCAACAAACTACTTATAGACATCCCAACGGATTTGTGGAAGAGTACTAGGAAAGCTATTCCATAAACCCAAAAATCTCCAAATGATATAGGCTTACTACATTTGAGATTCTTGAAGTAACAAGCCATTTCATCAGTAATTATCAGAATCTAAGCAATTAATATCTGTTCCTTCGCTTCCCTCATCAACATAAGGAGAAACCGCAATGCTCACAGCAGTCAAACGTAATTCCCAAGCCATTGGACAAGCTGCGATCGCCTTACTGTTAATGCATCCTTTGGTGACGAGTAGTGCCGTTTTTGCCCAAGCTAACCCATCAATTGTGCCATCTAGTGATTTAGGCACAAAGGTAAACTCGGCAACTAATCATCCTCAACAAATAGATATTACGGGTGGCACGCAGGCTGGGGCAAATCTCTATCACAGCTTTCAGCAATTTGGCTTAAATCAAGGACAAATTGCTAATTTTTTATCTAATCCTAATATTCAAAATATTCTAGGGCGAGTTGTTGGTGGTAATCCATCTGTCATTAATGGTTTGATTCAAGTTACAGGTGGCAATTCTAATCTGTATCTATTAAATCCTGCGGGAATTATTTTCGGTGCAAATGCTAGCTTGAATGTTCCTGCTGCCTTTACCGCAACTACCGCTAATGGTATTCAGGTGGGCAATGGCTGGTTTGGGGTGAATACCAGTGTAGATGCGATCAAAAATTTAACTGGTAATCCACAGGCTTTTGGATTTGCTGCTAACCCATCTATGCCTAATTCCTCGCCGACTGCACCAGTGGTGAACGCAGGCAATCTCTCAGTCAATCATGGACAAAGCATTACGCTCATTGGTGGCTTAGTGATTAACACTGGCACGATCACCTCCCCATCAGGGAAAGTAACCATCGCCGCAATTCCCAATGGTAAATATGTAAAAATCACACCAGAAGGAAGTCTGTTGAGTTTAGAACTTCCCATTGCTGCCCAGAATGAATTAGGAAAGTCACCGATTGTAGCGCAGGATTTGCCAAGCTTGCTCACTGGTTCTGTAACCCTACGGAATATGACGGGCTTAGATAGGGATACCGCAGGTAATGTGTTGGTGTCAAGAACACCAATTCCTAACGTTGCAGGAACAGCGATCGCATCAGGCGTGATTGATGTATCTAGCCATATTGGTAAAGGTGGCGAGATTAATGTCCTAGGCGATCGCGTGGGACTAATCTCGGCAAAGCTCAATGCTTCAGGTGCGATCGGTGGTGGAACAATTTTAATTGGTGGGAATTTACAAGGAAAAGGAACAGTTCCCAATGCTCAATATACATTTGTCAGTCAAGATTCTACGATTCTTGCTGATGCGCTTAGTCATGGCAATGGTGGCAAAGTGATTGCTTGGAGCGATCTTTCGACTGGATATTTGGGAAATATCTCGGTCAAGGGTGGCGCAGTTAGTGGAAATGGTGGCTTTGTAGAAGTATCGGGCAAAGAAAACTTACTGTTTCAAGGGAAAGTGAATACAACAGCACCGAACGGCATTGCTGGAACGCTTTTGCTTGACCCAAATAACATTACTATTAGCAGTGCAGTAAGTAGTGCAGGTGTTGCAGTCCAAATTGCAACAGGAACAATACCGTTTGCATTTTTAGCTGGAACTGATATCAATATTCAAGATTCTGATCTTCGTGGTGTAGCAGGCAATGTATTACTTCAAGCAACTAACAACATCACTTTAGATAACACAATAAACTTCAACAATACTCAAGCTACTTCCCTTACTTTTCAAGCTGGGAATAACATTAATATCAATGTTCCTAATAATGGGGGGAATGGTTTTGACTTTAATGGTAGCAATACCCAGTCTTTGAGCTTTATTGCAGGGAATAATATTATTGTTAATAGCAGTGCTGTTAGTGGTGGTGGGTTCAGTACCTCTTTTCGGTTTGCCTCGACTCCAAGTCCTACACTTTCATTAACCGCACAGAATGGGAACATTAACATTGTAGGGAATTTTGTAGTTCGCAATAACTTTGTGGGTACTGGCACAACCGTAAATTTAAATGCTCCTAACGGTGCTGTGCTAGTTAATAATGGGTACCTGCAAGTAGGGCAGAATGCGAGTACCACTGATAATATTCTTAACATTACCGCAGGTCGATTTCAGGTGACGGGAACGCCCATCAATGGTGCTCCCACTGGTGCAATAGCAAATACTCGGTACAGTATTTATGTTTTTGTTGCCAATCCCACTGCGGCAAGTCCAACGCCAAATGCTAAGGGCAATATTTCTCTCCAGTTTGGCAATGAAGCGCCAATTATTACTCCAACTAGCAATGGACTGGGGGGAAATAATTTGATTAATATTCGACTCCTTCAGGATACTAATTTTGTAGTTGGCAAAACTCCGATTACCAGTGGCGTAGATGGTCA from Pseudanabaena sp. Chao 1811 encodes the following:
- a CDS encoding two-partner secretion domain-containing protein; translated protein: MLTAVKRNSQAIGQAAIALLLMHPLVTSSAVFAQANPSIVPSSDLGTKVNSATNHPQQIDITGGTQAGANLYHSFQQFGLNQGQIANFLSNPNIQNILGRVVGGNPSVINGLIQVTGGNSNLYLLNPAGIIFGANASLNVPAAFTATTANGIQVGNGWFGVNTSVDAIKNLTGNPQAFGFAANPSMPNSSPTAPVVNAGNLSVNHGQSITLIGGLVINTGTITSPSGKVTIAAIPNGKYVKITPEGSLLSLELPIAAQNELGKSPIVAQDLPSLLTGSVTLRNMTGLDRDTAGNVLVSRTPIPNVAGTAIASGVIDVSSHIGKGGEINVLGDRVGLISAKLNASGAIGGGTILIGGNLQGKGTVPNAQYTFVSQDSTILADALSHGNGGKVIAWSDLSTGYLGNISVKGGAVSGNGGFVEVSGKENLLFQGKVNTTAPNGIAGTLLLDPNNITISSAVSSAGVAVQIATGTIPFAFLAGTDINIQDSDLRGVAGNVLLQATNNITLDNTINFNNTQATSLTFQAGNNININVPNNGGNGFDFNGSNTQSLSFIAGNNIIVNSSAVSGGGFSTSFRFASTPSPTLSLTAQNGNINIVGNFVVRNNFVGTGTTVNLNAPNGAVLVNNGYLQVGQNASTTDNILNITAGRFQVTGTPINGAPTGAIANTRYSIYVFVANPTAASPTPNAKGNISLQFGNEAPIITPTSNGLGGNNLINIRLLQDTNFVVGKTPITSGVDGQIGIGVDSIPPQVLTLLSDQSFSSNIGLANTVTANALNGDAIATARTANLSANAGEIKDCEPTGNKKPSLTITASVPSAVVTRTTTRSNLPPCKE